The window TCTATAGAAAAATAATCAATTAAATTTCTGTACCCGTATAGATTTAtgcatatatatctatatatacctACGTGTATCAACTGTCGTCTTAGATCGAAAAAGCAGACGAAATTGATGTATTCAATTTTTTTGGAAGAGAGAGAAAGGTAGATTTAGTAGGTGATGTACCAAATCTGCTAACTCCATTTTCGGAATTCGGAATAGTCGGGTCGGGTCGGATCGGGTCGTGCTTGGTTTTGTGCTCCACGGTTTTTTCCCCttttcttatttaaaaaaaaaaaaaacttaagttTGATTCGTTTATAATGTGCAAAACAATGTgagaattatatttttttattaagattAAGAAAGTGATAAAGATTTATTGCAGTATAATAATTATTTCTAGAAGTTAAAAAACGATCAAGATTTTGACAATCAACAAAACCCATTTTAAATCTCATTTAATCAGAATTTATTTTTGACTCCTTACAATTTTGAGTAAATCTAATCCACATTTAAATCTTAAtctaaaaaaagaaaattaaaaaaaaaaaaaaaatcttatcgATAATGATACTTCATGATAATTGATAGCTATGAATCCAATAATTGTTATTATTCTCGCAGGAAAAACCTAaattcaaaaacaaaataaataatctttttgtctcTCGATATGTACATGGAAATCATTAAAAAAAGaagtaatatatattataaggtaGGGAAGGGAAGTAAAAAGTGTTGGGAGCAATTTTATGAAAATAGGGTCCATGTACATAAAATCAAATAGTAGGGCCGATTCCAACAAGAGTCCTAATTGATTTTGTGAACTTCAGCCATTGCGATTCCTAATTTCCTACCCGCAGCCAACATCTGGGATATGTCAATCACGTGCCCCTACTATAGTTTGACCATTAACGACATCATCTAGGCTCTAGCTGTCGAACCATTGACCTTTTTCACAATTGTAACTCAATTTTCTCCTTTGATGGAATCTTCGGGGTGGGTCAATGGATGGATTAATACAATTGTTAGAAATATAATAGATTAGTGAGTAAAATTGtgtgttttcctaatacttttaTTTTACACTTGGATCATCTTTATAATGTGTTTCTGTTTTGGATTTGGTCCATGACTAAATTGCCCTTACtaattattttctataattaatttattgtttttactatatataaaataaaaagtaaTATGTTTATGCTCCACCCCTCACTTTATCTCCTAACCTTCAAGTAGATCATCTTCATCATGTCTTTACAGCCACCACATTCTTCGATGGAAAGCCCTTCATCAAAACCATTGGTCACTATTGTTTTCTCCGACAAACCCATAATTTTGGTAAACCCTAGAATCCAAACCTTAGGTCCTCCACAACCGATCCACCCCTTGTCCCCTAACCCCCAACTGCATCTAGTTTCATATCCTTTGCTCCGTCTATTCCATTCTTTATTATctccattttttttgtttttggtttcAAAAGTCGATTGAGTGGTCGTTGGAAGAGCTCAAGCTCACGCCTCCATGAAATCTGGTAACTTTTACTCATCTGTCGATCATATCCATATGTGTATTCTTTCTTCTCTCAGATGAAATCACAAATATCCATCCGCCATCAACCTTCCTCTCATTTCGAAATAAAGCCATCGTCGTTGGAAATCCTCTCGCTGTTTTGTCTTCCTCTCATTTTGTTCAGATTCGCTTGTTCATCGCTTACTCATCGTCGTTGGAAAACCACCTAGATCTCTCTAACCCCTTACCAGTAAAAACCTTTGTACCGACACCTTGGCTTCATCTTTTTCGGTTTTACTCCGTCCACGCCTCCACCGAAAACCACTAAACCTCAGTCCTCCACCATTGGACCTGACTTATGTCAGCGGATCCCTTACATAGTGCTAACTCGTTGTCGGATCTACTCAACCTTCCACCGCCATAATGTTTTTGTGGTGTTGTTCCAAATTTGCTCAATCTTCCAATACATACCCTTTTCGTGacattatttattatatatttgatTGAGAATCAATATGCTTTTGTAAGATTTGGTTTTAAGTCGTGGTTTGGTTTAGTGTTGATTGCAGGTTATGATTTTGTATACatcttttgattttgattttgtaaATAATGGCAAGGGGTAATAGTTGATGGTGAAAGTTGGTGTGTTGACTAAGGTGGGAGGTGGTGAATCGAGGTGGACTTTGGATGGGAAAATAGAATGAGGTTTGAGGCGTAGTTGAACCCATTTATCTATAAAttatttttcctttattttttttaattagtaaataagaaacaaataataaaaaaaaactaaaaaaaaaaatacaaagggtAATATAATCTTTTTATTCACTACAAAAGGACaaaaaaacacatcaaaataatATGCTAGAGAGGGTCCGAATGCAAATTAAAAATTAGGATCAAACGTATCATTTTATCCAAACCCCAAGGACGATTTAAGTAATTTGTTCATAGTTTAATAACAAAATATCTTGTAATCTTCATTCTTGAGCCACTGCCCTGTAAGAACAAACTTGGAGTCGTGCTTCATATACTTGAATGATGAAATTTCCCCAATTTCGATTCGCTGCTCCAATCAACAATTGATCGGTCGATCGATCAATTCTGATATATCAAGCCTAAAGAATTTTACTCTAACTTGAAAAACGATGGAAGTTTCGCTAATTCATGATACTTTAACAACAATCGACAAAAAACACAGCCATCGCTTAGGGTTTGCTAATTCCCTCATTCGTCGACACAACTTCGCAATTTCTTCACCCGATCAACAACAACGCCTCGAAATCTGCGCTCAAATGTTGCCGATCGACGCAGTCGCTCCACCACCTGTAAAACCTAGCACCATACCTAAGACAGGCGCTAGAAAACGTTCTCGTATCAGAAAGAGAATTAAAGTCGACAGCTTTGGTGCTGATGATGGAGGAGACGGAGGAGGGTTCTTTGGTGGTGGCGATGGTCCGTTTGGCGGCGGCGGTGGTAGCGGTGGCGGTGGCAATTTCCATGGGTTTAATTGGGATGAATCGTCTTCTTCGTCGTCGGATCCGGCTTTCGATTTCGTCTACGAGGCACTTACCTGGTTTGTTCTATCAAATTGCTTGCACTTCGCACTCAAGAGGGTGGTGAGGATGGTAGCTGATGGAGTtgctgatcctgctgagagaagGTTGCGTTGAGGATTTGAGGTTTGCGACTATATGCTGAATTCGTAACTGGTAAACCCCGCTTTCCCTGAATCATAGTCGTTTAAGATCATTCTGATGCAAATATTGTATATAATTCAAATGGTTTATGCTTCTATGTTTTGTTTGTACCGATTGTTCTTATGGCAGTGTATATAACTTACAAGAATGATTAAGGTTTCTTCATGTCCTTTTGTTTTGTCTAATTCGAAATTAAAATCTAGATGCTTTGCTGCTTCATATTCATAATGATGAAAGAGTAGACTCTTGTTGGATATGCTTGATTCTGCAAATACATGTATGCATGTCTTTCATCTTTGATGTTTGGTAGTTGGGATTTGAGAGGAACATATAAGAAAGAAAGATTAGACAGAGAATTAGTATAAACAGGGTTACAACCCGTGGAAAGCAAGGAACCAAGGGGAAcagatttataaaattttatgaaatttcaaagatttaagttttttaaacatttgtattgattatttaaaattacACCCATCCTGACTTCATATAGATTTTGTACCTTTACTTATCATCATTCTTTTTATCCATATCGACCAAACTATGCatccataaaaaaataaaaataaaataaggatCCATTGGTAACTTGTAGACCACAAAAACTAAAGTACAAGTGAATGAAACTTTTTTTACATTATAAACTTTCAATTGTTTCAACTGTTGAATTTTTCTGTTGAATATTCATTTGACAAACTAACCACCACTTCAAACAATTTTTTCAAGCATAAGAATATCACATCTCCATCTTTGGTTTCTTTGCAAATAATGGAAACATTTGGAAGTATTTTGTGGAAAAAAAACTCAAATGGTTTCCTTCAATAAAAAATGTTTATTCTATGATTGTTTCAAGCACATGTTGAAAAGATGTTTATTCTATGATTGTTTCAAGCACATGCTAAGGGTTATCAGAAAACCATCGCATCCCTAAAATTCAATGATAATATTGAGTTATTTGCAGAAAAAATGTTATAGATCTGAAGAATAAAGAATGTTTGCTCAAATGTGAAAATGTAAATGTTGAAAAACAATAATTGTAACAACTGTTCCTTTTTCGACAATATTATGTCTTTTCAAAATTaagtaaaatttcatttttctcaACCAAAACTTCTCATATTTTGGTTAAAAGCTTATATCTCATATTTTATCAACTTACTTTAAGTTAATTCTATCCAGtttattaaaaaatttcaaatttatcaaaaagtcaacaaaagtcgaGTTGTTCGCTTTTTAACGGCACCAAAAGTTAGCATGTAGCCAACTTTAAACTCTCATATCTTGTTCATACGATATCCATATGAGTTGAATCAACTTGTTGCACCGTCCTCTCATTCCCGAATAAATTTTTGGCTCAATAATGAAATGATTTGGATATGTATAACTTAAGTTATGCAACCCTAAAGATGGCACCTGCATACTTTAAATTTCCAGACATCAAAAATTTTCTGCATTCCAGCTTTGTGCAGAATTTTACTCAActttaaacacacataattctctgacaaaactgcacaaatggtccctgtggttagctgaaaattgccACTTTTGTCCAAAAAAGTTTTGACTAGCATTacaggtccaaacttttcattttgtcgCAACTTTGATCCAATTTGCTTTGAACTTTTCTAtaatgacgattttaccctttattctttaattttctattttttattacaACTattaaaaaccaattaaaaataaaagataaacctccacaaataaaacaaaactaaaacccATTGCACCTCCGGTCACCGCCACTTCCACCACTGTTCACCGCCGCTTCAACCACCGTTCACCGCCGCTTCCACCACAACCAGACACTACCATATGATGAACTCAAACAATATTTTCCagatctgcaactcaatctcaaAATTATCATATTTGTAAACTCTCACCATCTATCTCTCTTCTTgatttatacacatatatacaaaGATGAAGATCTGGACCAGATGAAGATTTGAACCAACTTCtaatataaacacacacacatacaacaaCCAATCTCGGTTATTCTTAAACACAAAAACACTCCAGAACACCTGAACAATCAGATTTCTAAAGCAAGAATAGCCATCAAATTTGTAAACCCGTAAGAACACCTGATTACAAGATTTGTAAAATCAAAAGCACTAACTACCGGATTTGTTAAACCCTATCTTTCTCATATACAAAATCCAGAAATTGACATGAATATGGATTTGTAAACCACACCCATGAACCTGAAAACAAATACACATACAGCCGTTTGAATTTTTCAAGAACTGCAAAAAACCCTAGAGCCGCCACCGCCATTCTCGCTGGCGGACGTCGAATCACACTCTGCCATTCTCGATTTGTCTTTTCCGGTAGCGAAAACCCTATCCATCGTGTTGTCGCCTTTATTGATCTGAAAACCTGTGTATAAATGTCTTTTTAAACCCAGAACCAACATGTCGCTTCCGTTCTACGCGTTTCCAGATCTACCGGATCTACTAGCATGATGATCGCTAGGGAGGGTACGGATGGTTGTAGTATTGAACGGAGGCTGAATAATGGTGGTTGTTCatcaggagagagagagagagagagagagagagagtgtgtgtgtgtgtgtgtgtgtgtgatttggtCCCACCAGATTATGACTTTTTTAGCTTTGGCAGCGAAGACTCCTTCCTTTGTCTGGACCATGTCGATTTCGGACCTTGAAGCGGGGGAAGCTGAGTGGTCGGAGGCGGAAAGGGGTTGTAATTAAGCGGCGTCATTGGAGGAAAGTATTGATGGTCGTGAATATGAAGGGAGTATAAAGAGAGCTGGCGAGAACAAGGGGAAACAGGAGGAGGTGCaaaattgagagagagagagagagggagagagagagagagagagagagagatttaattttattttttttaaatctgaaaataaaaaaaaataattaagaaaAAAGAGAAAATCATATTAACAAGGGCAAATTagtcattttgaaaaaaatcagAATAGATTGGaccaaacaagcaacaaaatgaaaactttggatctctggtgctagtccaaacttttttggaccaaagtggcaattttaagcaaaccacagggaccatttgtgcagtttagtctaATTCTCTCAAATTAAGTCGGATCGGTTTGatttttgacaaaattgcaagaatggtctctgtggtatgtcaaaactagcaactttggtccaaaatgggtttggctcgcaaggatggtccaatagttttgttttgttgcgagtttggtccaatttccTATGAACTTTTTAATAATGACGGATTTGCCCCTTATTATTGTATATTCCTTTTTTTTTAttacaacaattaaaaataaaacaaaaataaaatactctctctctctctctctctctctctccaccgtatgcccccccccccacacacacacacacattttgtttttctttttaccCAATAACAATTCATCCTCTTCATATCATCCTTCTTAATCAAGATGGGTTTGTGCATACCCGATTCCGATGTTCCTGGATCTAATCTCCATGATTCCATCATCGCTTATCAAAAACCCATAAAGCAACGATGAAAACCCAGGAAATCAACTTCATGGATGTTTCTGAAAATTTATGAAAAATAACGAGGGGTGAGTTTCTGAAAATCGACTCCATGGATGTTTCTAAGGTGGGGTTTTTTTTGGATATCTAATCTATGTCACCGCTGCTCATGGCCATCGTCAATGTATCTCCATCCAATGGCCTTCATCACCTGCCTAGCAGCTCCGTTAAGATTTGAAAGAGCACCGCCACAATTGTCCTTTTCCGATTATCCCTCTCACTGTCGATCTGAAACCCTTGTCGGTGTTTCAAGGCCCTTCACCAACACCTGAATCGATTTCTACTATGAAACCTAAATCTAAACTTGAATCATTTCATCGCCCCTAAAAATCATTGTCATATTCGAAGAAGAAATGATGAAGGACGAAACATATCGGAGATGGTGCATCGCTAGGGTTTCGTGTGTGCTTGTATTTAGGGTTTCAGTCGCCACCCTTCTAGTTTTTAGGGTTTCAGCTGTCGTATAGGGTTTCAGATGAAAATCCTCATGCCGAAGAAGATGATTTATCATCCTTAACCATCATCAAGATTTGAACATTTAGAGTTTTCTTGTCGTCACCCCTTGATGCTCATCAGATCTTGAAGACGGTGTCGCCAGAGGAGAGACATGATGGGATGTCAAGcacaccaagcaaattacacaatttgattgctaaataaacgtaatataatggtaaaaagggttatcgatcctcggggaaatggttgtattcaatcaccaatgcaattcaatagaactagtgaaattaaactaactaactacaattaaactaaaaggggagggggtttgattacttgaaaactaaaatacttgaataactaaaaaccttgaaattaagcaagttgatgagatgctcaaaggttgagaataattggttaactaaggcaattcaacacaatgaacatttgtgtgtttatcattaggatctaatacaaagtttatccttcatcccaaattggttatagcaatcatgaagcatgatatgccaagattcctcataggtagtatggaggttggggaagcccacaacacaccttcttaattaagatcaagggtcaattgaagcaattaatcccaacaaatcaattagccttaagaacTATGCAGTTATCGCGGTCAAAATTTCAATAGCGGTCACATGCCGCTATTTGAAATCGCGGTTATCGCGGTGGTATAGCGGTGATACAGCGGTTTTTTAATATTacgtataatttataattttatattatatttatataaaagttatatatatatttgagtattAATACTATAAGTCTATATAGaattaatatcataaacctaaaaaaatcatataaaaacataacataatattctATTATGGTAATATGGAAACTAGGTAGTGTCAAAGTGTTAAATAGAGCTTAATTGTATTGTTCGTGTTCAATATCGTATTAGTAGGTCATGGTTGATATAAAGAGTTAAGTCCCAAGTCGTAGCTTCATAGGTGTGGTTTGATTTACAAAAAGCATTAATGGAGTCCAACCATAGCAGTTCAAGTTGTCGTGAGTACAGAAAGAGATGAGAAAGAGAGTTGTCGGTAGACGTAGTTGCTTTGAATGCTTTTAGTTATGTTAGTTGTTTGGGCATTTTAAAATGAAAGTGTAGTGAGATCATTAAAACTAGTTTTTCATTGACAAAGTAACCAAATGACCCAAAATGTGAACGAAAATGGAATAGCGCCCGTAGCGCCGCTATAGCGGTTATTGAAATAGCGGTAAATAGCGGTGAATAGCGCCGCTAATAGCGGTACCGCGAAATGAAAACGCTAAGTTGAAAATAGCGGTTCCTGACCTCCGCAAAACGCTATAGCGCCGCTATAGCACCGCTATAGCGCGCAATTGATAGCTTagcttaagaatgaaggaatccccaattcttagaggatgtcaaatgcttacacatccataaaggagctatgattcataagatagagatgatttctaccatcataaagcctttgttctagataaattcaatgatccaatgcaaaatcaatgaaacaaatcaaccattgctcaatcaaatactaagttcatgatcaaagcatcaaataagcataagaattgtAAACTAtaatcataaacatggaataaattgataatcaacataaatccttcaaaacccacaatcattcattggttttcagccaaagtcaaccaaataagggtattagccactcatggcaacaaagtaacaagaacaataatctaattgcataaagaaactacctaagatttggaaagatgaaaggaaatggtttctagctcccaaaatcgcctcttgcaggtctccaatggtggaaAATCGTGAATGAGCCTCTAGATCTGATCCCCCAAGGTTATAgcaagccaaatgaccaaaatgcccaaactaggcagttgcgcgggtacccaCGCGACGAAAATTCCACTTGCgcaaatgttgttgtaatgctatTGGTCCTTCATTCCaccactccacccttccactaccaaagattcatTTGGTCCCCCCCCCCTTGTCCATGTAGTTTGAAtccaccaatcatcatttagcaaccaaatggatgctccaagcccaaaattagaaatttatgatccatcttcacaagcccaaataatccaagccaTCAACTTTAAaagcccaattcttcttctttgattccgCCAAGCCCAATAATGCCTTGGGAGCCCACTAAACCCGTCTCCAATCAACCCGCAACCGCAACAAGCTCCAAAACCCTGCAAAATTCCTCATGCAACATAAAAAGCAccctaaagaaaaataaataaaatacaatgcattaatgataaaaaaaatctaaaaatctaaaataaactaataaaaataaggaaataaaataagctatcaagACACGATGGACGATTCAACAGATCTTGAAGACGGAGAAGAAGAGAATTCACATGTTTAGATGACGATTTATACTCTGCCTCGCATCCCAAATATGCAGATCTTTGTATCTTTGTGTGTGTATTTGGATTTGTGTATATTTGGGGTTCCATTCTAAACCACTGAACTCAATCTCTTTCATGGTTACAAGTTTAGGATTTaggaaattcatatttttttatgtgTTCTTGTATGCTAAATTTTTGATCATTTTTTGTGTGTTCatctggagagagagagagagagagagagagagagagagagagagaaactttatttttgttttatttttaattgttttaataaaagaaaaatggaaaataaaataataaggggCAAATTCatcattataaaaaagttcatagaaaattggactaaactcgcaacaaaacgaaattattggaccatccttgcaaggcaaacccattttggaccagagttactagttttgacataccatagggaccattcttgcaattttgtcttgatTTTTTTTGCAATGCTTTATTTGTTGTTTTGGCGACAATTTAAAGCAAAGAATCACCTACCTTACTAAATTAAAATTGAGTTATACAGCCTCAAACATGGGTTGTTGGAtttatttaactaaaattttgtatttattttcattttgttcAAATATGGAATTAGTGATTCCATTCCAACCTTCTTTGCATTTCACATAATGGTAACATACTTTCAAGTTgtattttctttgtaattatATAGAAATACTTAATTACATCTGACCAATTTCCAACATTTCTAGCATTACTTACTTAAGTATTCAAGTTAGCATAATTCTTTTTCATCAAATAATCCTAATCCCAATTTCATGTCATAGTTTAAGCAAGCTAGAACACCCACCTATAAAATCCTAGATAAATAAAAAGGTTAAATACATACCTTAttcgaaaaaaaaaatatcaCTTGAAGGATATAAATGTACCTTCAAGGCTTCAAGAATCCAAGCAAATAAGTTCATGAATTCTAGATTCCAAGAAAATATGCTCACAAAGTCTTTCATTTCttcttaacatatttttgatCCAGGAGACCTACAATTTCGCATTGACAAAATCAAATTAGTTTACAACGAAAATAAAATAGTTCACCTTTTGAAAAATCACCTTTTATAACAATGGTAATCGAAAATAGTCAAAATGAAAGTGAATCAAAGAATATgacaataaaatattttaaaataatactAGAACCAAAGAAAAAAACAACCACTACCCACCATACATATTTGATATTTCATTCAAGCATTCTAGCAAACACTTGGCAGGAAAAAGATACAAGGCTTTATTCGGGCACTTCTCAATCTCTGAAGTCGCACAACAATTCATCAATGTTGCAGTTTTTAGGTTGGAATACATTCAAGTAAGCCTAATGGATAAAAAATGTGTGACAtcagaaagaagaaaaaagaaataaaagaggCAGCAGTCGAACTAAAACGTTCTACTTCTTGAATAactataaaaaaaagttaatttaGCTGGAAAAAATCAATGACAACATTATCAAGTGTTATTACCTGCATCTATATATTGATGATGTTTTCAACTTCCTGTAATCAAATGACTTGCTCTTCTCCTCAAACTAGATGCATATGTGTCGCCATTCTCCTCGAATTGAAAATTTAAATATGAAGTTAAAGTTTGAAATCATTCAATCATTCAATTAGACATAAACTAGTTCGTAAATTGGAGGATATTCATGGAAACTGTAATCAGAAAAGGGGAGATATTCATGGGAAAAAATGGAGTCTTTTAAAGGTCATAAATTTGAGTTTGATAGTTTCTACtttcaaaaaaatttcattattatGGAATTCAAATTAAATACATAATTTTGGGAAgggtttaaattttgattttgatttaagGAGAGGAAGTAACGTGGGTAGACATCATCGTCTGATTTTATGGCCTGATTTTTCGGATTTATAGGGTATGATGATCAAATACAATAATTAACAATTGGGCGGGAAAATCAGTGAGTAAAATGCCAgaagattgacatgtggcaaggTAGTAGTGTATAATCGCAACACGTGGCAGTTTTTAGGAGTGTTTTATTAAGTATGGAGATATAATTTGAATTAAACCTTTCTTTATAAGATGTAGAGATTAATTCTTGAAAGACCAAAGATTGCTCTTCAGTGTTTTGATTTTGTTTGCGCTTGAATCTTTTCCTTTTCTCAATTTCAGCAAGTTTGAGATTTCCTTTTGAAGTTAAAAAAAAGACTTTTACTCAAAAATACTTATTGATTTATGAAGATggtaaaaaagtttttttttaaaaaaaagggataatgacttaaaagggtaatatattttttaatttgtacatatttagtcactgagtttttttcgtccatatttaTCCCTTGAACTTGTTAAACAATACACATTCAGTCATTATGATCGATTACTCTAGGTTAGTCAGGAAAAATgatttaatagggtaatatatttatcattttgTACATGTTTAGTCCTTATTATTTTTGTgcatatttagtccttaatattttttttgtttcaaaataagtcctttttatttttgtactcattcaatacTTATTAATGATTCATTTAAGTTTTTTATTacgacatcttacgtgggacaatcattgatgaggtGTTTCGAGTTGTTGATGTTTATGTCTATCGCGATATCGACTGTTTGGTTGCGTAGGTCTTGTGGTTTGTCTTAGGTCTTGTGTTCTGAATGtcgtaactttttcatacgatatcatattttaacgatctttatatccatgtgttcgTTTTttttagtctactacaactttcgttaaaatgtaatatatttttactta of the Lactuca sativa cultivar Salinas chromosome 6, Lsat_Salinas_v11, whole genome shotgun sequence genome contains:
- the LOC111881943 gene encoding uncharacterized protein LOC111881943 — protein: MEVSLIHDTLTTIDKKHSHRLGFANSLIRRHNFAISSPDQQQRLEICAQMLPIDAVAPPPVKPSTIPKTGARKRSRIRKRIKVDSFGADDGGDGGGFFGGGDGPFGGGGGSGGGGNFHGFNWDESSSSSSDPAFDFVYEALTWFVLSNCLHFALKRVVRMVADGVADPAERRLR